From a single Aricia agestis chromosome 17, ilAriAges1.1, whole genome shotgun sequence genomic region:
- the LOC121735525 gene encoding SH2 domain-containing protein 4B-like isoform X1, giving the protein MLQQILRDMWVDPEILAELDESQKQTLFCKMREEQVRRWRDWDQKVSKEETERPKFQSNGKKTVSFLKGEDGEPWVWVMGEHPDDPSIESILAEEAKKRALAQAREEAHQLRKSVEKELTHLIDYNPLDSLEQKFDLSPKDVESIDDALDLYCSVDELRQRIEELEPELKDKEDLSDCDDSLKLDIKKNTLHFNFIEGKKDVIQEGMGGGTEGVSVRVAAWERRVAAARAGDILRGLRARRARTLRDAQLQASREHAAWRDQERKAKEAEAAMRQIARAAREAHRRSSEVTTPITTQVGKPPNKEAVLEWFRNNEQKRGVGLDENNKPVYWFHGVITRVEAERLLFPRAAGTYLVRVSERVWGYALSVRAADRCKHFLVEAGSGYRLLGTGQKEHRTLADLVDYHKKVPITESGKELLETACPPATPPVI; this is encoded by the exons ATGCTGCAGCAGATTCTGCGTGACATGTGGGTGGACCCGGAGATCCTCGCCGAGCTGGACGAGTCGCAGAAGCAGACGCTGTTCTGCAAGATGCGCGAGGAGCAG GTGCGGCGTTGGAGGGACTGGGACCAGAAAGTGAGCAAAGAGGAAACAGAACGGCCGAAATTTCAGTCCAATGGAAAGAAGACAGTCTCGTTCCTTAAAGGTGAAGATGGTGAGCCATGG GTCTGGGTAATGGGAGAGCATCCAGATGACCCGTCCATCGAGAGTATCCTGGCTGAGGAGGCGAAGAAGCGAGCTCTAGCTCAGGCCAGGGAGGAGGCTCACCAGCTACGGAAGTCAGTGGAGAAGGAACTCACACACCTCATCGACTACAATCCTTTAGATAGCTTAGAAcag AAATTCGACTTATCCCCAAAAGACGTGGAGTCAATAGACGATGCATTGGACCTGTACTGCTCCGTGGACGAGCTGAGACAGAGGATCGAGGAGTTGGAGCCGGAGCTGAAGGATAAGGAGGACCTAAGTGACTGTGATGACTCCCTCAAGCTGGACATCAAGAAGAACACGCTACATTTCAACTTCATTGAGGGGAAGAAGGATGTTATTCAG GAGGGTATGGGCGGTGGCACGGAGGGTGTGAGCGTCCGTGTAGCGGCCTGGGAGCGGCGcgtggcggcggcgcgcgcgggtGACATACTACGTGGGTTGAGAGCACGACGTGCGCGCACCCTACGCGATGCTCAGCTGCAGGCGAGTCGGGAGCATGCGGCATGGCGGGACCAag AACGCAAAGCTAAGGAAGCAGAAGCGGCGATGAGACAGATTGCTCGCGCGGCGAGGGAGGCGCATCGCCGTAGCAGCGAGGTCACCACACCTATTACCACACAAG TTGGCAAACCACCAAACAAAGAGGCTGTGCTTGAGTGGTTCAGGAACAACGAACAGAAGCGCGGCGTTGGGCTTGATGAGAACAACAAGCCTGTTTACTGGTTCCATG GAGTAATAACCCGAGTAGAAGCAGAGCGGCTTCTGTTCCCGCGCGCCGCCGGCACCTACCTGGTGCGGGTGTCTGAGCGGGTGTGGGGGTACGCGTTGTCGGTGCGCGCGGCTGACCGCTGCAAGCACTTCCTGGTGGAAGCTGGCAGTGGCTACCGGCTGCTGGGTACAGGGCAGAAGGAGCACCGCACCTTGG CTGATCTGGTGGACTATCACAAGAAGGTCCCCATCACGGAGAGCGGTAAGGAGCTGCTGGAGACGGCGTGTCCGCCCGCCACGCCGCCCGTCATCTaa
- the LOC121735525 gene encoding SH2 domain-containing protein 4B-like isoform X2, which translates to MWVDLEILAELDELQKQTLFCKMREEQVRRWRDWDQKVSKEETERPKFQSNGKKTVSFLKGEDGEPWVWVMGEHPDDPSIESILAEEAKKRALAQAREEAHQLRKSVEKELTHLIDYNPLDSLEQKFDLSPKDVESIDDALDLYCSVDELRQRIEELEPELKDKEDLSDCDDSLKLDIKKNTLHFNFIEGKKDVIQEGMGGGTEGVSVRVAAWERRVAAARAGDILRGLRARRARTLRDAQLQASREHAAWRDQERKAKEAEAAMRQIARAAREAHRRSSEVTTPITTQVGKPPNKEAVLEWFRNNEQKRGVGLDENNKPVYWFHGVITRVEAERLLFPRAAGTYLVRVSERVWGYALSVRAADRCKHFLVEAGSGYRLLGTGQKEHRTLADLVDYHKKVPITESGKELLETACPPATPPVI; encoded by the exons ATGTGGGTGGACCTGGAGATCCTCGCCGAGCTGGACGAGTTGCAGAAGCAGACGCTGTTCTGCAAGATGCGCGAGGAGCAG GTGCGGCGTTGGAGGGACTGGGACCAGAAAGTGAGCAAAGAGGAAACAGAACGGCCGAAATTTCAGTCCAATGGAAAGAAGACAGTCTCGTTCCTTAAAGGTGAAGATGGTGAGCCATGG GTCTGGGTAATGGGAGAGCATCCAGATGACCCGTCCATCGAGAGTATCCTGGCTGAGGAGGCGAAGAAGCGAGCTCTAGCTCAGGCCAGGGAGGAGGCTCACCAGCTACGGAAGTCAGTGGAGAAGGAACTCACACACCTCATCGACTACAATCCTTTAGATAGCTTAGAAcag AAATTCGACTTATCCCCAAAAGACGTGGAGTCAATAGACGATGCATTGGACCTGTACTGCTCCGTGGACGAGCTGAGACAGAGGATCGAGGAGTTGGAGCCGGAGCTGAAGGATAAGGAGGACCTAAGTGACTGTGATGACTCCCTCAAGCTGGACATCAAGAAGAACACGCTACATTTCAACTTCATTGAGGGGAAGAAGGATGTTATTCAG GAGGGTATGGGCGGTGGCACGGAGGGTGTGAGCGTCCGTGTAGCGGCCTGGGAGCGGCGcgtggcggcggcgcgcgcgggtGACATACTACGTGGGTTGAGAGCACGACGTGCGCGCACCCTACGCGATGCTCAGCTGCAGGCGAGTCGGGAGCATGCGGCATGGCGGGACCAag AACGCAAAGCTAAGGAAGCAGAAGCGGCGATGAGACAGATTGCTCGCGCGGCGAGGGAGGCGCATCGCCGTAGCAGCGAGGTCACCACACCTATTACCACACAAG TTGGCAAACCACCAAACAAAGAGGCTGTGCTTGAGTGGTTCAGGAACAACGAACAGAAGCGCGGCGTTGGGCTTGATGAGAACAACAAGCCTGTTTACTGGTTCCATG GAGTAATAACCCGAGTAGAAGCAGAGCGGCTTCTGTTCCCGCGCGCCGCCGGCACCTACCTGGTGCGGGTGTCTGAGCGGGTGTGGGGGTACGCGTTGTCGGTGCGCGCGGCTGACCGCTGCAAGCACTTCCTGGTGGAAGCTGGCAGTGGCTACCGGCTGCTGGGTACAGGGCAGAAGGAGCACCGCACCTTGG CTGATCTGGTGGACTATCACAAGAAGGTCCCCATCACGGAGAGCGGTAAGGAGCTGCTGGAGACGGCGTGTCCGCCCGCCACGCCGCCCGTCATCTaa